Genomic DNA from Modestobacter versicolor:
GTCGCGGATCACGTCGAGCAACGCCTCGGCGGCAGGTCGGGACATGCGGGGGCTCCTCGGGTGGGGCGGTCCTGGCGGGCGGTCGCGGGGCTCAGTGGTGAGCGGTGACCAGCTCCATCAGGTGCCGGCGCAGCTTCCCGAAGGTCTCGCTGGAGCGGGTGGACAGCTGGTTGCGGGGCCGGTCCAGGGGCACCTGGACGATCTCCTCGACCGTGCTCGGCGCACCGCTCAGCACGACGACCCGGTCGGCCAGGTAGACGGCCTCGTCGATGTCGTGGGTGACCAGGACGACGGTGATGTCCAGCTGGGCGCGGACCTCGAGGATGAGGTCCTCGAGGTCGAACCGGGTCTGCGCGTCGACCGAGGCGAACGGCTCGTCCATGAGCAGCATGTCGGGCTGGTGGGCCAGGGCGCGGGCGATCGCGACGCGCTGCTGCATGCCACCGGAGAGCTGCCACGGGTAGTTCTTGCCGACGTCGCCCAGGCCCACGGCGCGCAGCACCTCGGCGATGCGCTGCTCTCGCTGCTCCTTGCCCACGCCGGCGA
This window encodes:
- a CDS encoding ABC transporter ATP-binding protein, whose amino-acid sequence is MPTSTPPVIGDEPVLSVRNLRKAYNVGKPDERLAIEDVTFDVAKGEFVCVVGPSGAGKTTLLRCLSGLLRPTSGDVRFEGTPLVSVPDRLSVVFQDYSRSLFPWLTINRNVAVPLKVAGVGKEQREQRIAEVLRAVGLGDVGKNYPWQLSGGMQQRVAIARALAHQPDMLLMDEPFASVDAQTRFDLEDLILEVRAQLDITVVLVTHDIDEAVYLADRVVVLSGAPSTVEEIVQVPLDRPRNQLSTRSSETFGKLRRHLMELVTAHH